In the genome of Pseudorasbora parva isolate DD20220531a chromosome 10, ASM2467924v1, whole genome shotgun sequence, one region contains:
- the LOC137091258 gene encoding uncharacterized protein: MTKKALVFLLVILLSLLLCTGISGVQMGMSPHFDHLNPVKEMEFSYRDNKATKSKQIFCGICKTVVKKAISYIGKTVTKDEVNRQIDTICKKIKIPGCVTFVNKYKIKLVNALLSGGNELTICIKLKLCKKMYMQA, translated from the exons ATGACAAAAAAAGCACTTGTTTTTCTCCTTGTTATTCTCCTGTCCCTGCTCCTCTGTACAG GCATTTCAGGTGTTCAGATGGGAATGTCTCCACACTTTGACCATCTGAATCCTGTGAAGGAGATGGAGTTCAGTTATCGTGACAACAAAGCAACCAAGAGCAAACAG ATTTTTTGTGGTATTTGTAAGACTGTTGTTAAGAAAGCAATATCATATATTGGAAAAACAGTGACTAAG GATGAGGTAAATCGGCAGATTGAtacaatatgtaaaaaaatcaaaatacctGGCTGTGTAACATTtgtgaacaaatataaaattaaactgGTCAATGCACTGCTCTCTGGAGGCAATGAACTAACAATCTGTATCAAATTAAAATTGTGCAAAAAGATGTACATGCAAGCTTAG